The proteins below come from a single Methanotorris formicicus Mc-S-70 genomic window:
- a CDS encoding FprA family A-type flavoprotein — translation MKADAVKIADGVYWAGVLDWDIRKYHGYTLKGTTYNAYLVFGEEKVALIDNTYPGTSTQMWGRIKDAFEKEGREFKIDVIVQNHVEKDHSGALPEIHKKFPEAPIYCTEVAVEGLKKHYPSLKDAPFKVVKSLDSVDLGGKSLVFLEAPLLHWPDSMFTFYAEEGILFSNDAFGQHLCFTKRFDHEIPEYVLMDATKKFYANLITPLSKLVLKKFDEVKELGLLEKIKMIAPSHGQIWTDPMKVISAYADWATGKCEDKVTIIYDTMHYSTQKMAHAFAEGLISGGVEVVMYYLHEDERSEIVKDILDSKAVLFGIPTIYDEPYPSIGDLIYYLRGLKFNRTGRKRLSLVFGSMGGEGGAVKKLAEELKACGFEVLDEYELYYVPTEDELEKCYNMGKRLAAKIKE, via the coding sequence ATGAAAGCAGATGCTGTAAAGATTGCAGATGGAGTTTATTGGGCGGGGGTTTTAGATTGGGACATTAGAAAATACCACGGATACACCTTAAAAGGAACAACCTACAACGCATACCTTGTGTTTGGAGAAGAAAAAGTTGCTTTAATAGACAACACGTACCCAGGAACCTCAACTCAGATGTGGGGGAGGATAAAGGATGCATTTGAAAAAGAGGGAAGGGAATTTAAGATTGATGTGATTGTTCAGAACCATGTAGAAAAAGACCACAGTGGTGCTTTACCAGAAATCCACAAAAAGTTCCCAGAGGCACCAATATACTGTACTGAAGTTGCAGTTGAGGGGCTTAAAAAGCACTACCCATCATTAAAAGATGCACCATTTAAAGTTGTTAAATCCTTAGACAGTGTTGACTTGGGAGGAAAATCATTGGTGTTCTTAGAGGCTCCATTATTACACTGGCCAGATAGTATGTTTACATTCTATGCAGAAGAAGGAATTTTATTCTCAAACGATGCATTTGGGCAACACCTTTGCTTCACAAAGAGATTTGACCACGAAATTCCAGAGTATGTATTAATGGATGCTACTAAAAAGTTCTACGCAAATTTAATAACACCATTATCAAAATTGGTCTTGAAGAAGTTTGATGAAGTAAAAGAACTTGGATTACTTGAGAAGATAAAGATGATTGCTCCTTCCCATGGACAAATTTGGACAGACCCAATGAAGGTTATAAGTGCTTATGCAGATTGGGCTACTGGAAAATGTGAAGATAAAGTTACAATTATCTACGACACAATGCACTACTCAACCCAAAAAATGGCACACGCATTTGCAGAAGGGTTGATAAGTGGGGGAGTAGAAGTTGTTATGTACTACCTACATGAAGATGAAAGAAGTGAAATTGTTAAGGATATTTTAGATAGTAAGGCTGTCCTCTTTGGAATTCCAACAATATACGATGAGCCATACCCAAGTATTGGGGATTTAATATACTACCTTAGAGGATTGAAATTCAACAGAACAGGTAGAAAGAGATTATCTCTTGTATTTGGTTCAATGGGTGGAGAAGGAGGAGCGGTTAAAAAACTTGCAGAAGAACTTAAAGCATGTGGATTTGAGGTCTTGGATGAATATGAACTCTACTATGTCCCAACAGAAGATGAATTAGAGAAATGCTACAATATGGGTAAAAGATTGGCTGCAAAAATAAAAGAATAA
- a CDS encoding ferritin-like domain-containing protein, whose product MELELINEHKIGITKGTELEKEVQANFEGECKEVGLYLAMARQAQREGLPEVAEVLKRIAMEEAEHAAHFAEMNGVISENLKENIEMMLKGECMANKEKKAAATKAKELGIDPAHDFFDESSRDEARHAKMLKGILDRYFK is encoded by the coding sequence ATGGAATTGGAGTTAATAAATGAACACAAAATAGGAATAACAAAAGGAACAGAGTTAGAAAAAGAAGTCCAAGCAAACTTTGAGGGAGAGTGTAAAGAAGTTGGATTATACTTAGCGATGGCAAGACAGGCACAAAGAGAAGGATTACCTGAGGTTGCTGAGGTTTTAAAAAGAATAGCAATGGAAGAGGCAGAACACGCTGCTCACTTTGCTGAAATGAATGGTGTTATTTCGGAAAACTTAAAAGAAAATATTGAAATGATGTTAAAAGGAGAATGTATGGCAAATAAAGAGAAAAAAGCCGCTGCAACAAAGGCAAAAGAACTTGGTATAGATCCTGCTCATGATTTCTTTGATGAGTCAAGTAGGGATGAAGCAAGACATGCAAAAATGTTAAAGGGAATCTTAGACAGATACTTTAAATAA
- a CDS encoding 4Fe-4S binding protein: MIHYLIAKIFGTAIFGRGFCGWGCWIAMILEVLPYKNPSGRVKNLGILRYIVFLLSLGIVLYFWKCGYTIYGSRDKELLWFIVGLAIYYSFGISMAFLFKDNRAFCKYFCPIPVLQKILGRFALLKISIDKNKCINCGLCEKNCPMDIKLLDYKNKGKRVLSTECILCTTCMGVCPKSAIDVKVKFDFGEEILGYRG, from the coding sequence ATGATACACTACCTGATAGCAAAGATTTTTGGAACTGCAATATTTGGCAGAGGTTTTTGTGGTTGGGGATGTTGGATAGCAATGATCCTTGAAGTTCTACCTTATAAAAACCCATCAGGAAGAGTTAAAAACTTGGGAATTTTGAGATATATTGTTTTTTTACTATCTTTAGGAATTGTCCTTTATTTTTGGAAATGTGGTTACACAATTTATGGATCTAGAGATAAGGAATTATTATGGTTTATTGTAGGATTAGCCATATACTACTCGTTTGGGATTTCAATGGCATTTCTTTTCAAGGATAATAGGGCATTTTGTAAATACTTTTGTCCAATTCCAGTTTTACAAAAAATATTAGGAAGATTTGCATTGTTAAAAATCTCAATTGATAAAAATAAGTGTATTAATTGTGGTTTATGTGAAAAGAACTGTCCAATGGATATAAAACTTTTAGACTACAAAAATAAAGGTAAAAGAGTTTTATCAACCGAATGTATCTTATGCACAACTTGTATGGGTGTTTGTCCAAAAAGTGCAATTGATGTAAAAGTTAAATTTGATTTTGGAGAAGAAATTTTGGGATATAGGGGTTAA